A window of Cellulomonas fimi contains these coding sequences:
- a CDS encoding sensor histidine kinase yields MSVTVDVPAPQTLALAPAATQAAAYFVVAEALTNVTKHSGAQSVLVEATVVDGPTGPALRVVVADDGKGGATAAPGSGLDGLRSRVAALDGTFDLDSPAGGGTRLTVEVPCAS; encoded by the coding sequence GTGTCCGTCACGGTCGACGTGCCGGCGCCGCAGACCCTCGCGCTGGCACCCGCGGCCACGCAGGCCGCCGCGTACTTCGTCGTCGCCGAGGCGCTCACGAACGTCACCAAGCACTCGGGCGCGCAGAGCGTCCTCGTCGAGGCGACGGTCGTGGACGGCCCCACCGGGCCCGCGCTGCGCGTCGTCGTCGCCGACGACGGCAAGGGCGGTGCGACCGCCGCGCCGGGCAGCGGGCTCGACGGCCTGCGCAGCCGCGTCGCCGCCCTGGACGGCACGTTCGACCTCGACAGCCCCGCCGGAGGCGGGACCCGGCTCACCGTGGAGGTGCCGTGCGCATCGTGA
- a CDS encoding response regulator: MRIVIAEDSVLLRDGLSRLLEAEGHDVTGYPTADELVAALGTGTAGDDLPDVVVTDVRMPPSHTDEGLRAAVHLRSLHRRLPILVLSQYVEQRYAAELFAGDVRGLGYVLKDRVADVEEFLDALQRVAGGGTVIDPEVVAQILARTRSTGLETLTPREREVLGLMAEGRSNTAIAERLVVGLPAVEKHVTSILTKLGLPPDADDHRRVLAVLRWLEHGPTAAQPGPVVTPPGGVRTDRPTNGARA; this comes from the coding sequence GTGCGCATCGTGATCGCGGAGGACTCCGTCCTCCTCCGGGACGGCCTGTCCCGCCTGCTCGAGGCGGAGGGCCACGACGTCACCGGCTACCCGACGGCCGACGAGCTCGTCGCCGCCCTCGGCACCGGGACGGCCGGCGACGACCTGCCCGACGTGGTCGTCACCGACGTCCGGATGCCGCCCAGCCACACCGACGAGGGCCTGCGGGCCGCCGTCCACCTGCGCAGCCTGCACCGTCGCCTGCCGATCCTCGTGCTCTCGCAGTACGTCGAGCAGCGCTACGCCGCCGAGCTCTTCGCCGGCGACGTGCGCGGCCTCGGGTACGTGCTCAAGGACCGCGTCGCCGACGTGGAGGAGTTCCTCGACGCCCTGCAGCGCGTCGCGGGCGGCGGCACCGTCATCGACCCCGAGGTGGTGGCCCAGATCCTCGCCCGCACCCGCAGCACCGGTCTCGAGACCCTCACCCCGCGGGAGCGCGAGGTGCTCGGCCTCATGGCCGAGGGCCGCTCCAACACCGCCATCGCCGAACGTCTCGTCGTCGGCCTGCCCGCCGTCGAGAAGCACGTCACGTCCATCCTCACCAAGCTCGGCCTGCCGCCCGACGCCGACGACCACCGCCGCGTGCTCGCCGTCCTGCGCTGGCTCGAGCACGGCCCGACCGCCGCCCAGCCCGGCCCGGTCGTCACGCCGCCCGGCGGCGTCCGCACCGACCGACCCACGAACGGAGCACGCGCATGA
- a CDS encoding metallophosphoesterase translates to MTVGRTLGTAALLGAGALAWSVVEAQWYTLREVTVPVLPSGQDPLRVLHLSDLHLTPGQRRKVDWVRDLASLDPHLVVDTGDNWAHLDAMPALLEALEPHLARPGVFVLGSNDYVAPRPKNPARYLLPDSRGAGPVRPVELPWRELVARFDAAGWIDLSNRRDVVKVDGRVLSLVGTDDAHLDRDRFPAAGGDDDARTGSTPVDLHLGVTHAPYRRVLDAMHADDVDVTIAGHTHGGQLAVPLWGALVTNCDLDTRRAKGLHGWPGPRPDRTGGAGSSWLHVSAGLGTSPYAPVRFACRPEATLLTFVAA, encoded by the coding sequence GTGACGGTCGGACGCACGCTCGGCACCGCGGCGCTCCTCGGTGCCGGCGCGCTCGCCTGGTCGGTCGTCGAGGCGCAGTGGTACACGCTGCGCGAGGTGACGGTGCCGGTGCTGCCGTCGGGCCAGGACCCGCTGCGGGTCCTGCACCTGTCCGACCTGCACCTCACGCCCGGTCAGCGCCGCAAGGTCGACTGGGTGCGGGACCTCGCGTCGCTGGACCCGCACCTCGTCGTCGACACGGGTGACAACTGGGCGCACCTCGACGCCATGCCGGCCCTGCTGGAGGCGCTCGAGCCGCACCTGGCCCGTCCCGGGGTGTTCGTGCTGGGGTCGAACGACTACGTCGCCCCACGGCCCAAGAACCCGGCGCGCTACCTCCTGCCGGACTCGCGCGGCGCCGGCCCGGTGCGGCCCGTCGAGCTGCCGTGGCGCGAGCTCGTCGCCCGGTTCGACGCCGCCGGGTGGATCGACCTGTCCAACCGCCGCGACGTCGTGAAGGTCGACGGGCGCGTCCTGTCGCTGGTCGGCACGGACGACGCGCACCTCGACCGCGACCGCTTCCCCGCGGCCGGCGGTGACGACGACGCCCGCACCGGCTCGACGCCGGTCGACCTGCACCTCGGGGTCACGCACGCGCCGTACCGCCGGGTGCTCGACGCGATGCACGCCGACGACGTCGACGTCACCATCGCGGGCCACACGCACGGCGGACAGCTCGCGGTGCCGCTCTGGGGCGCGCTCGTCACGAACTGCGACCTCGACACCCGCCGTGCCAAGGGCCTGCACGGCTGGCCCGGCCCGCGTCCCGACCGCACCGGCGGGGCCGGGTCGTCGTGGCTGCACGTGTCGGCGGGACTCGGGACGTCGCCGTACGCGCCGGTCCGGTTCGCGTGCCGCCCCGAGGCGACCCTGCTGACGTTCGTCGCCGCCTGA
- a CDS encoding transglycosylase domain-containing protein has translation MPHPPRARGRQVNAFQALALLLSFVLVAGVSGVLAAGLVLPGVAVADEVTDLTVTAFDDLPTELEPTQLPEKSVILAADGTLLATFFSEDRVVVPLSEISVHLQHAVVAIEDKRFYQHAGVDPPGMLRAAVKGALGSSDEGQQGASTLTQQYVKNVLIQAAATKETEAERLAAMQAATEADGAEGYARKLREAKLAIALEKQMTKDEILEKYLNIAQFGIKVYGAEAAAQYYFGIPAKDLNYLQAATIAGVTQSPTHWDPVRDPVVSKERRDTVLLTMHEQGYITDDEFQAGLATPVEATLNPHPLRVGCVAASDAVPGSGYFCDFVTKVIVNDETFGADAATRKALLYNGGLTITTTLDPGKQAIADAEVKAAVPVDDSSRLGHALVSVEPGTGKIIAMAQNRIYAPVAANPGEEPINFNTDFAYGASGGFAPGSTYKPFTLLAWLQAGHSLYEVVNGAKRPLNENMFRICGAKAGNAPYTPNNSEGNGSMMTVLDATRNSVNLAYLSMAMELDMCNIGDAAESIGVHRAKGRERDDGTIDRLLKGSTRFGVNPSNVLGTDVVAPLTMASAFAAFASGGMYCNPIAITSVTDTNGNPIEVPDAGCHQAIEARVANTMNFALSGVWQGTADGVGAPPFPSAGKTGTTSENEQTWFVGYTPRLATAVWLGDPKESRRQVKRMYVGGKWVNRAFGATVSAPTWKRFMVQALAGGDNPGFAAPDDKLVYGEKVNVPNVVGRTEGDARAILEQRGFKVRVDGAQVPSNVPAGSVAEQSPSGQATKGGTITLKLSNGQGGGQQPPGPGGPGGFPGGGGGGPGNNNGRGQP, from the coding sequence ATGCCGCATCCTCCGCGCGCGCGGGGCCGCCAGGTCAACGCGTTCCAGGCCCTGGCGCTCCTGCTCTCGTTCGTGCTCGTCGCGGGCGTCAGCGGCGTGCTCGCCGCCGGCCTCGTGCTGCCGGGCGTCGCCGTCGCCGACGAGGTCACCGACCTCACCGTCACCGCGTTCGACGACCTGCCGACCGAGCTCGAGCCCACCCAGCTCCCCGAGAAGTCGGTCATCCTCGCCGCCGACGGCACGCTGCTCGCGACGTTCTTCAGCGAGGACCGCGTCGTCGTGCCGCTGTCGGAGATCTCGGTCCACCTGCAGCACGCGGTCGTCGCGATCGAGGACAAGCGGTTCTACCAGCACGCGGGCGTCGACCCGCCCGGCATGCTCCGCGCCGCCGTCAAGGGCGCGCTCGGCAGCTCGGACGAGGGCCAGCAGGGCGCCTCGACGCTGACGCAGCAGTACGTCAAGAACGTGCTGATCCAGGCCGCCGCCACCAAGGAGACCGAGGCGGAGCGGCTCGCCGCGATGCAGGCCGCCACCGAGGCCGACGGCGCCGAGGGGTACGCCCGCAAGCTGCGGGAGGCGAAGCTCGCCATCGCGCTCGAGAAGCAGATGACGAAGGACGAGATCCTCGAGAAGTACCTGAACATCGCGCAGTTCGGCATCAAGGTCTACGGCGCCGAGGCCGCCGCGCAGTACTACTTCGGCATCCCCGCGAAGGACCTCAACTACCTGCAGGCCGCCACGATCGCGGGCGTCACGCAGAGCCCGACCCACTGGGACCCCGTGCGCGACCCGGTCGTGTCGAAGGAGCGCCGCGACACCGTCCTGCTCACCATGCACGAGCAGGGCTACATCACCGACGACGAGTTCCAGGCAGGGCTCGCGACGCCGGTCGAGGCCACCCTGAACCCGCACCCGCTGCGCGTCGGGTGCGTCGCCGCCAGCGACGCGGTCCCCGGCTCCGGCTACTTCTGCGACTTCGTCACCAAGGTGATCGTCAACGACGAGACCTTCGGCGCGGACGCCGCGACCCGCAAGGCGCTCCTCTACAACGGCGGCCTGACGATCACCACGACGCTCGACCCGGGCAAGCAGGCGATCGCCGACGCCGAGGTCAAGGCCGCCGTGCCGGTCGACGACTCCAGCCGCCTCGGGCACGCGCTCGTCAGCGTCGAGCCCGGCACCGGCAAGATCATCGCGATGGCGCAGAACCGCATCTACGCGCCCGTCGCCGCCAACCCCGGCGAGGAGCCGATCAACTTCAACACCGACTTCGCGTACGGCGCGTCCGGCGGCTTCGCCCCGGGCTCGACCTACAAGCCGTTCACGCTGCTCGCGTGGCTCCAGGCCGGGCACAGCCTGTACGAGGTGGTCAACGGCGCCAAGCGCCCGCTCAACGAGAACATGTTCAGGATCTGCGGGGCCAAGGCGGGCAACGCCCCCTACACGCCGAACAACTCCGAGGGCAACGGCAGCATGATGACCGTCCTCGACGCCACGCGGAACTCGGTCAACCTCGCCTACCTGTCCATGGCGATGGAGCTCGACATGTGCAACATCGGCGACGCGGCGGAGTCGATCGGCGTGCACCGCGCCAAGGGCCGCGAGCGGGACGACGGCACGATCGACCGCCTGCTCAAGGGCAGCACGCGCTTCGGCGTCAACCCGTCGAACGTCCTCGGCACGGACGTCGTGGCCCCCCTGACGATGGCGTCCGCGTTCGCCGCGTTCGCGTCGGGCGGCATGTACTGCAACCCGATCGCCATCACGAGCGTGACGGACACCAACGGCAACCCGATCGAGGTCCCGGACGCCGGCTGCCACCAGGCCATCGAGGCGCGCGTCGCCAACACGATGAACTTCGCGCTCAGCGGGGTGTGGCAGGGCACCGCCGACGGCGTCGGCGCACCGCCCTTCCCGTCCGCGGGCAAGACGGGCACGACCAGCGAGAACGAGCAGACGTGGTTCGTCGGCTACACGCCGCGCCTCGCGACCGCCGTCTGGCTGGGCGACCCGAAGGAGTCGAGGCGCCAGGTCAAGCGCATGTACGTCGGCGGCAAGTGGGTCAACCGCGCGTTCGGCGCGACCGTGTCCGCCCCCACGTGGAAGCGGTTCATGGTGCAGGCGCTCGCCGGCGGCGACAACCCCGGCTTCGCCGCCCCCGACGACAAGCTCGTGTACGGCGAGAAGGTCAACGTGCCCAACGTCGTCGGCAGGACCGAGGGCGACGCGCGGGCGATCCTCGAGCAGCGCGGCTTCAAGGTCCGCGTCGACGGCGCCCAGGTGCCCTCGAACGTGCCTGCCGGCAGCGTCGCGGAGCAGAGCCCGTCCGGCCAGGCCACGAAGGGCGGCACGATCACGCTCAAGCTGTCGAACGGGCAGGGCGGCGGTCAGCAGCCGCCCGGTCCCGGCGGTCCGGGCGGCTTCCCCGGCGGAGGCGGTGGCGGCCCCGGGAACAACAACGGCCGCGGTCAGCCGTGA
- a CDS encoding WhiB family transcriptional regulator, whose protein sequence is MATVTLDAHWTAIAACGTGKLSPDALFVEGAAQREARSVCTGCPVRLECLADALDNRMDFGVWGGMTERERRALLRRRPEVRSWRAELVGLETGVLPVR, encoded by the coding sequence GTGGCAACCGTCACGCTGGACGCGCACTGGACCGCGATCGCCGCCTGTGGCACGGGCAAGCTGTCACCGGACGCGCTCTTCGTCGAGGGCGCGGCCCAGCGGGAGGCGCGCTCGGTGTGCACCGGCTGCCCCGTCCGGCTGGAGTGCCTCGCCGACGCGCTCGACAACCGCATGGACTTCGGCGTCTGGGGCGGCATGACCGAGCGGGAGCGGCGTGCGCTGCTGCGCCGGCGGCCCGAGGTCCGGTCGTGGCGGGCGGAGCTCGTGGGGCTCGAGACGGGCGTCCTGCCGGTCCGGTGA
- a CDS encoding DUF4177 domain-containing protein — protein sequence MATQQWEYATIPLIIHATKQILDQWGADGWELVQVIQGPDAGLVAYLKRPRQA from the coding sequence ATGGCGACGCAGCAGTGGGAGTACGCGACGATTCCGCTCATCATCCACGCGACCAAGCAGATCCTGGACCAGTGGGGCGCCGACGGGTGGGAGCTCGTCCAGGTGATCCAGGGCCCGGACGCCGGCCTGGTCGCCTACCTCAAGCGCCCCAGGCAGGCCTGA
- a CDS encoding RidA family protein encodes MGVAARLAELGLELPTVAAPLAAYVPALRDGSTVWTSGQLPFVAGALPATGKVGDGPGLVAPDEAAGYARTSALNALAAVAAAIEASGGPSGADALDQVARVVKVVGFVASDPGFTGQPAVVNGASLLLHEVLGEAGVHARSAVGVAVLPMDSPVEVEIVVRLHD; translated from the coding sequence ATGGGTGTCGCCGCGCGGCTCGCCGAGCTCGGGCTCGAGCTGCCGACCGTCGCCGCACCCCTGGCCGCGTACGTGCCCGCCCTGCGCGACGGCAGCACCGTGTGGACGTCCGGGCAGCTGCCGTTCGTCGCGGGTGCGCTGCCCGCGACGGGCAAGGTCGGCGACGGGCCGGGTCTGGTCGCACCCGACGAGGCCGCCGGGTACGCCCGCACGTCGGCGCTCAACGCGCTGGCCGCCGTGGCCGCGGCGATCGAGGCGAGCGGCGGGCCGTCCGGCGCCGACGCGCTCGACCAGGTCGCGCGGGTCGTCAAAGTCGTCGGGTTCGTCGCGAGCGACCCGGGGTTCACCGGGCAGCCCGCGGTCGTGAACGGCGCGAGCCTCCTGCTGCACGAGGTGCTCGGGGAGGCCGGCGTGCACGCCCGGTCCGCCGTGGGCGTCGCGGTGCTGCCGATGGACTCGCCCGTCGAGGTCGAGATCGTCGTCCGCCTGCACGACTGA
- a CDS encoding Crp/Fnr family transcriptional regulator, whose amino-acid sequence MEDDIVLAAPLFAGLDVETSGALVATMKQLHLVRGDTLFHEGEPGDRLYVVRDGKIKLGRRSNDGRENLLAVLGPGEMFGELSLFDPGPRTATATVVADAEVLELGHGDLVKWLQDKPSVAQQLLQALARRLRRTNEALADLVFSDVPGRVAKALLDLSTRFGEKVDEGVRVAHDLTQEELAQLVGASRETVNKALADFAARGWVRREGRAVVLLDIDRLERRAR is encoded by the coding sequence GTGGAGGACGACATCGTGCTGGCTGCCCCGCTGTTCGCGGGGCTGGACGTCGAGACGTCCGGGGCGCTCGTCGCGACCATGAAGCAGCTCCATCTCGTGCGCGGCGACACGCTGTTCCACGAGGGCGAGCCCGGTGACCGGCTGTACGTCGTGCGCGACGGCAAGATCAAGCTCGGCCGCCGCTCCAACGACGGCCGCGAGAACCTCCTCGCCGTCCTCGGTCCGGGCGAGATGTTCGGCGAGCTGTCCCTGTTCGACCCGGGCCCGCGGACCGCGACCGCGACGGTCGTCGCCGACGCCGAGGTCCTCGAGCTCGGCCACGGTGACCTCGTCAAGTGGCTCCAGGACAAGCCGTCCGTCGCGCAGCAGCTGCTGCAGGCCCTGGCGCGCCGGCTCCGGCGCACCAACGAGGCGCTCGCGGACCTCGTGTTCTCCGACGTGCCCGGCCGGGTCGCGAAGGCGCTGCTCGACCTGTCGACGCGGTTCGGCGAGAAGGTCGACGAGGGCGTCCGCGTCGCGCACGACCTCACGCAGGAGGAGCTCGCGCAGCTCGTGGGCGCGTCGCGCGAGACCGTGAACAAGGCGCTCGCCGACTTCGCCGCGCGCGGCTGGGTGCGGCGCGAGGGTCGCGCCGTCGTCCTGCTCGACATCGACCGCCTGGAGCGGCGCGCCCGCTGA
- the nth gene encoding endonuclease III translates to MSDSPATTETPLARTRRARRVDRALAVRYPDARCELDFTSPFELLVATVLSAQTTDVRVNLTTPTLFARYPDPAALAAADPDELEEILRPTGFFRAKARSVTGLSAALVERYGGVVPHRLEELVQLPGVGRKTANVVLGNAFGIPGITTDTHVLRLSLRLGYTTSEDPLVVERELGELLPRKDWTMACHRLIFHGRRTCFARKPACGACPVAAWCPSAGIGENDPVRATAMLKG, encoded by the coding sequence GTGAGCGACTCGCCGGCCACGACCGAGACCCCGCTGGCCCGGACCCGGCGCGCCCGCCGCGTCGACCGGGCCCTGGCGGTCCGCTACCCGGACGCGCGGTGCGAGCTGGACTTCACGTCGCCGTTCGAGCTGCTCGTCGCGACCGTGCTGTCCGCGCAGACGACGGACGTCCGCGTGAACCTCACGACGCCGACGCTGTTCGCGCGCTACCCGGACCCGGCGGCGCTCGCGGCGGCCGACCCGGACGAGCTCGAGGAGATCCTCCGGCCGACGGGCTTCTTCCGTGCGAAGGCCCGGTCGGTGACGGGGCTCTCGGCGGCGCTGGTCGAGCGGTACGGCGGCGTCGTGCCGCACCGGCTGGAGGAGCTGGTTCAGCTGCCGGGGGTCGGGCGCAAGACGGCGAACGTCGTGCTCGGCAACGCGTTCGGCATCCCGGGGATCACGACGGACACGCACGTGCTGCGGCTGTCGCTGCGGCTCGGCTACACGACGAGCGAGGACCCGCTGGTGGTCGAGCGCGAGCTGGGGGAGCTGCTGCCGCGCAAGGACTGGACCATGGCGTGCCACCGGCTGATCTTCCACGGCCGGCGCACGTGCTTCGCGCGCAAGCCCGCGTGCGGGGCGTGCCCGGTCGCGGCGTGGTGCCCGTCGGCGGGCATCGGGGAGAACGACCCGGTGCGCGCGACGGCGATGCTCAAGGGCTGA
- a CDS encoding alpha/beta fold hydrolase: MSTVDSATLLIEGPWRHRFVAANGARFHVTVSGPDDRDTPLVVLLHGVPQFWWAWRRQIPALADAGYRVAAMDVRGTGSSDKPPQGYDVPTLAADVAGVVRSLGASRAIVVGNGTGGEIAWAMAALHPDVVQAVAALGAPHPLDVHGHPRTALRAGAWRRLAFAQLPSFPERALQRGDLVRTLLTEWGGAPGWLDAATERRYREAVRVPFAAHSQMEQLRWLVRSMPRPDGRRYHAALEQTRPLPVLQVHGGRDGLRPATHAPLSAATRSLVAERYRYELVPSAGHWLPDEAPDVVSEVLLDWLSETALVSP, translated from the coding sequence ATGAGCACCGTCGACTCCGCGACGCTCCTGATCGAGGGACCGTGGCGGCACCGGTTCGTCGCCGCGAACGGCGCCCGGTTCCACGTCACCGTCTCCGGTCCCGACGACCGCGACACGCCCCTCGTCGTGCTGCTGCACGGCGTGCCGCAGTTCTGGTGGGCCTGGCGACGGCAGATCCCCGCGCTCGCGGACGCCGGCTACCGGGTCGCCGCGATGGACGTGCGCGGGACCGGGTCGTCGGACAAGCCGCCGCAGGGTTACGACGTCCCGACGCTCGCCGCGGACGTGGCGGGGGTCGTCCGGTCGCTCGGCGCGTCGCGCGCGATCGTCGTGGGCAACGGCACGGGCGGGGAGATCGCGTGGGCCATGGCCGCGCTGCACCCGGACGTCGTGCAGGCCGTCGCGGCGCTCGGCGCACCCCACCCGCTCGACGTGCACGGCCACCCGCGCACCGCGCTGCGCGCCGGCGCCTGGCGTCGACTCGCGTTCGCCCAGCTCCCGTCGTTCCCCGAGCGCGCCCTGCAGCGCGGCGACCTGGTCCGCACGCTCCTCACGGAGTGGGGCGGCGCGCCCGGCTGGCTCGACGCGGCCACCGAGCGGCGGTACCGCGAGGCCGTCCGCGTGCCGTTCGCGGCGCACAGCCAGATGGAGCAGCTGCGCTGGCTCGTCCGGTCGATGCCACGCCCCGACGGCCGTCGCTACCACGCCGCGCTCGAGCAGACGCGCCCGCTGCCGGTCCTCCAGGTGCACGGCGGTCGCGACGGTCTGCGGCCCGCGACGCACGCGCCCCTGTCGGCCGCCACCAGGTCGCTCGTGGCGGAGCGCTACCGGTACGAGCTCGTGCCGTCCGCGGGCCACTGGCTGCCCGACGAGGCCCCGGACGTCGTGTCCGAGGTGCTGCTCGACTGGCTCTCCGAGACGGCGCTCGTCAGCCCCTGA
- the nhaA gene encoding Na+/H+ antiporter NhaA, translating into MPRRPAPRLFAALTPGGERNLLDTLREERTGGVLLLVGTVVALLWANLWPSSYTAVSETVVGPAALHLDLTLSAWATDGLLAIFFFVVGLELKREIVAGELRDPRTAVVPIVAAVGGMLVPAALYLTVNLTAPGGDPTGWAVPTATDIAFAVAVLAVVGRSLPNALRAFLLTLAVVDDLLAIIVIGVVYTDHVALLTLVAALVVVGLFTLAVTRGLTSPWLLLPLAVTAWALMHASGVHATIAGVLLGLVVPATPEATRRALRLRETPAESLAERWEHRWRPVSAGFAVPVFAVFAAGVTFSAAVVRDAVADPVAQGVALGLVVGKPLGILGATWLVARFTRAALAPGLGWADVLAVGLVGGIGFTVSLLVGELAFGAGSAHDEHVVVAVLAGSLVAACAGGAALWQRDRHHASTGPGAHGTRASG; encoded by the coding sequence GTGCCCCGCCGTCCCGCCCCCCGCCTCTTCGCCGCCCTCACCCCGGGCGGCGAGCGCAACCTGCTCGACACGCTCCGCGAGGAGCGGACCGGCGGCGTGCTGCTGCTGGTCGGCACCGTCGTCGCGCTGCTCTGGGCCAACCTGTGGCCGTCGTCGTACACGGCCGTGTCGGAGACGGTCGTCGGACCGGCGGCGCTGCACCTCGACCTGACGCTCTCGGCGTGGGCGACGGACGGGTTGCTCGCGATCTTCTTCTTCGTCGTCGGCCTGGAGCTCAAGCGGGAGATCGTCGCGGGCGAGCTCCGCGACCCGCGCACCGCGGTCGTGCCGATCGTCGCGGCGGTCGGCGGCATGCTCGTCCCCGCGGCGCTGTACCTCACCGTCAACCTGACCGCCCCCGGCGGGGACCCGACGGGCTGGGCGGTCCCGACCGCGACGGACATCGCGTTCGCCGTCGCGGTGCTCGCGGTCGTGGGCCGGTCGCTGCCGAACGCCCTGCGCGCGTTCCTGCTGACGCTCGCGGTCGTCGACGACCTGCTCGCGATCATCGTGATCGGCGTCGTCTACACCGACCACGTCGCCCTCCTCACGCTCGTGGCCGCGCTCGTCGTCGTCGGCCTGTTCACGCTCGCGGTGACGCGCGGCCTGACGAGCCCGTGGCTGCTGCTCCCGCTCGCCGTCACGGCGTGGGCCCTCATGCACGCGTCGGGCGTGCACGCGACGATCGCCGGCGTGCTCCTCGGGCTCGTCGTCCCCGCGACCCCCGAGGCGACGCGGCGTGCGCTGCGCCTGCGGGAGACGCCCGCCGAGTCGCTCGCCGAGCGGTGGGAGCACCGCTGGCGGCCCGTGTCCGCCGGGTTCGCCGTGCCGGTCTTCGCGGTGTTCGCCGCGGGGGTCACGTTCAGCGCAGCCGTGGTGCGCGACGCCGTCGCGGACCCGGTCGCGCAGGGCGTCGCGCTCGGCCTCGTCGTCGGCAAGCCGCTCGGCATCCTCGGCGCGACGTGGCTCGTGGCCCGGTTCACGCGAGCCGCTCTCGCGCCCGGGCTCGGGTGGGCCGACGTGCTCGCCGTCGGGCTCGTCGGCGGCATCGGGTTCACCGTGTCGCTGCTCGTCGGCGAGCTCGCGTTCGGGGCGGGCAGCGCGCACGACGAGCACGTCGTCGTCGCGGTGCTCGCGGGCTCCCTCGTCGCCGCGTGCGCGGGTGGCGCGGCCCTGTGGCAGCGGGACCGGCACCACGCCTCGACAGGCCCCGGCGCCCACGGGACCCGCGCCAGCGGGTAG
- a CDS encoding winged helix-turn-helix transcriptional regulator codes for MADLLLLTPASGGSAQVLPALGLLSHRVRVLPVEPSALVDAPDADIVVLDARRDLVTARTTCRLLRATGLTVPLVLVLTEGGLTVVTAEWGADDIILESANPAEVETRFRLVMERAATAGYDDAPQEISSGELTIDAGGYTARLRGRPLDLTYKEFELLKYLVQHPGRVFTRAQLLQEVWGYDYYGGTRTVDVHVRRLRAKLGPEHEQLIGTVRNVGYRFDPPKDRRAAVDDRPDVPAPADA; via the coding sequence GTGGCAGATCTGCTGCTGCTCACTCCCGCGTCCGGGGGCTCTGCTCAGGTGCTCCCGGCGCTCGGTCTGCTGTCGCACCGGGTCCGGGTGCTCCCTGTCGAACCGTCCGCGCTGGTGGACGCCCCGGACGCGGACATCGTCGTGCTCGACGCGCGCCGTGACCTGGTCACGGCCCGGACGACGTGCCGTCTGCTGCGGGCCACGGGTCTGACGGTGCCGCTGGTGCTCGTCCTCACCGAGGGCGGCCTGACGGTCGTCACCGCCGAGTGGGGCGCGGACGACATCATCCTGGAGTCGGCCAACCCGGCCGAGGTCGAGACGCGCTTCCGGCTCGTCATGGAGCGCGCGGCGACAGCGGGCTACGACGACGCCCCGCAGGAGATCTCCTCGGGCGAGCTGACGATCGACGCGGGGGGCTACACGGCCCGTCTGCGCGGACGCCCGCTCGACCTCACGTACAAGGAGTTCGAGCTCCTCAAGTACCTGGTGCAGCACCCGGGTCGCGTGTTCACCCGCGCCCAGCTCCTCCAGGAGGTCTGGGGCTACGACTACTACGGCGGCACGCGCACGGTCGACGTCCACGTGCGTCGCCTGCGCGCGAAGCTCGGTCCCGAGCACGAGCAGCTCATCGGCACGGTCCGCAACGTCGGCTACCGGTTCGACCCGCCGAAGGACCGCCGCGCCGCGGTCGACGACCGTCCCGACGTCCCGGCCCCCGCGGACGCCTGA
- a CDS encoding thioredoxin family protein — protein sequence MDRVLLVLGVLALAVVVGFVWRSRNGRFTPVPPGVLAAATPAGGADGPADEPRDDVLTAAEVGAPLGAVATFVQLSSEVCTPCRRTHAVLDAVAREHDGVSHVDLDVAQHLDLVRRFGVMRTPTVLLLDASGAVVGRMSGATDRRQALAALDSCRHGVATR from the coding sequence GTGGACCGCGTCCTGCTCGTGCTCGGCGTGCTCGCGCTGGCCGTCGTCGTCGGGTTCGTGTGGCGGTCGCGCAACGGGCGGTTCACGCCGGTCCCGCCGGGCGTGCTCGCCGCCGCGACCCCGGCCGGAGGTGCGGACGGCCCGGCCGACGAGCCGCGCGACGACGTGCTGACCGCCGCGGAGGTCGGCGCGCCGCTCGGCGCCGTCGCGACGTTCGTCCAGCTCTCGAGCGAGGTGTGCACGCCGTGCCGTCGCACGCACGCCGTCCTCGACGCCGTCGCCCGCGAGCACGACGGTGTCTCGCACGTCGACCTCGACGTCGCGCAGCACCTGGACCTCGTGCGACGCTTCGGCGTGATGCGCACGCCCACCGTCCTGCTGCTCGACGCGAGCGGAGCGGTCGTCGGCCGGATGTCCGGTGCGACGGACCGCCGGCAGGCGCTGGCCGCGCTCGACTCCTGTCGCCACGGGGTCGCCACGCGCTGA